Proteins from a genomic interval of Arvicola amphibius chromosome 14, mArvAmp1.2, whole genome shotgun sequence:
- the Trmt13 gene encoding tRNA:m(4)X modification enzyme TRM13 homolog, translated as MEAPAPPSHATALPAEGRCSYFVEKKKRFCRMVAAVGRRFCGEHAGAAEEENARKRILCPLDPKHTVYEDQLAKHLKKCNSREKPKPDFFIQDINAGLKHEMEIPKQLVPFSSLSEEQLENLIKKLRKASEGLNSTLEDHIMSHPALYDALNDPKNGDCAVKHLKQQASILGNIEKLKLLGPRRCFIEFGAGKGKLSHWVDIALKDAENVHFILVEKVTTRFKVDGKHRRKNSAFERLQIDIQHLCLNRIPVLREGNLPVVGIGKHLCGVATDLALRCLVETYAANFEERTEEPSAKRVKNDKTEEESKALSKAGSEDDAPETRTPVAGIVIALCCHHRCDWRHYVGREYFKALGLGAEDFYYFQRMSSWATCGMRRPSLEASDTTATAERKDDQNYDSEEHDERGDRATGGSTDSVPGVLTAEEKENIGHLCKLLIDQGRLQYLQQKGFSPALKYYTDPSVSLENVLLTAVPAHLSSQKAAH; from the exons ATGGAGGCCCCCGCGCCGCCCTCGCACGCGACCGCTCTGCCAGCGGAGGGCAGATGCAGCTACTTCGTGGAGAAGAAGAAGCGCTTCTGCAGGATGGTGGCGGCCGTGGggagaaggttctgtggtgaACACGCTGGCGCCGCGGAG gaAGAGAATGCTCGGAAAAGAATCTTGTGTCCTTTAGATCCAAAACA cACGGTATATGAAGACCAACtagcaaaacatttaaaaaaatgtaactcaAGAGAGAAGCCAAAGCCT GATTTCTTTATTCAAGATATAAATGCAGGATTAAAGCATGAAATGGAAATTCCTAAGCAGTTA gttccattttcttctctttctgaagAGCAGTTGGAAAACTTAATTAAGAAACTGAGGAAAGCAAGTGAAG GCTTGAATTCTACACTTGAAGATCACATTATGTCCCATCCAGCATTATATGATGCCCTTAATGACCCTAAAAATGGTGATTGTGCTGTCAAGCACCTGAAACAGCAG GCTTCTATTTTAGGTAACATTGAAAAATTAAAGTTACTTGGTCCAAGAAGATGCTTTATTGAGTTTGGAGCAGGAAAGGGGAAATTATCTCACTGGGTCGATATTGCCTTAAAAGATGCTGAAAACGTTCACTTCATCCTGGTAGAAAAAGTGACCACAAGATTTAAG GTAGATggtaaacacagaagaaagaactcAGCGTTTGAAAGACTTCAGATTGATATTCAACACTTGTGTCTGA ACAGGATTCCTGtgctgagagaaggaaacctGCCTGTGGTAGGAATTGGGAAGCATCTGTGTGGAGTCGCAACAG ATCTTGCATTGCGGTGTTTGGTGGAAACCTATGCTGCTAATTTTGAAGAAAGGACTGAAGAACCTTCAGCCAAACGCGTCAAGAATGATAAGACAGAAGAAGAGAGTAAGGCTTTGTCGAAGGCAGGCAGTGAAGACGATGCCCCAGAGACACGGACCCCGGTGGCTGGCATTGTCATTGCACTCTGTTGTCACCACCGCTGTGACTGGAGACACTATGTGGGCAGAGAGTACTTCAAGGCGCTAGGCCTCGGGGCAGAGGACTTCTACTATTTCCAGAGAATGAGTAGTTGGGCTACATGCGGAATGAGAAGGCCGTCTTTGGAAGCCTCAGACACTACTGCTACTGCAGAGAGAAAAGATGACCAGAATTACGACAGTGAAGAGCATgatgagagaggagacagagccaCGGGCGGCAGCACTGACAGTGTGCCTGG AGTTCTGActgctgaagagaaggagaaCATAGGACATCTTTGCAAATTGCTGATTGACCAAGGCCGACTCCAGTATTTACAGCAGAAAGGCTTCAGCCCTGCCTTAAAGTACTATACAGACCCATCAGTATCTCTGGAAAATGTGCTATTAACTGCCGTACCAGCTCATCTGTCATCGCAGAAAGCAGCTCATTAA